One stretch of Acropora muricata isolate sample 2 chromosome 12, ASM3666990v1, whole genome shotgun sequence DNA includes these proteins:
- the LOC136892678 gene encoding uncharacterized protein, protein MRYHPLHYVRNLVRFMWNGKKKMPPCWLPDSAENLRLKSEEKPIKGSAPHGNYQVESEVEDKDETEEEKEVDDSTYETEEEPTPETESDEDIDSDKNEPSRISAQGTNIRTEPKHIVFLSQLLLLFGFCHSCKADNPQVDVHEVGTQVVVTTTCSNPKCQKPKGTWQSQPFLPGSKLPAGNFLLCLAILLAGGSASKVFRIFSHMGLGCLSMNTFFRYQRNKLFPTILLYWEKYQQKMLEKVKAIEDGITIAGDGRHDSMGHCAKYGAYTIFCCTLPMILHFSLIQRNQTGSSPAMEFEGFKSCMQFLIGYGLLIKAFVSDRHVSIAAHMRKSLSHITHYFDIWHLKKKIRKVLLKLSKEKGCEAIGEWIRSCENHLYWSATTTFSGNGKVIWAKFNSFLSHIVNKHSELSDALFNRCFHGIIQPRKWLKVGSVAYEKLCSALTNVNLVKGIKQASPFAQTSCLEGFHSVLNHFAPKMIAYSYAGMYCRY, encoded by the exons ATGAGGTACCATCCATTGCATTATGTCAGGAACCTGGTAAGGTTCATGTGGAATGGCAAAAAGAAGATGCCACCTTGTTGGTTGCCAGATTCAGCCGAGAACCTAA GACTGAAAAGTGAAGAGAAGCCAATTAAAGGAAGTGCCCCTCATGGGAATTATCAAGTTGAGAGTGAGGTTGAAGACAAGGATgaaacagaagaagaaaaagaagtggATGACAGTACCTACGAGACAGAAGAGGAACCAACCCCAGAGACTGAATCAGATGAAGACATTGACTCAGATAAAAATGAGCCTAGCAG gATATCAGCGCAAGGCACAAACATACGCACAGAACCCAAACACATTGTGTTTCTTAGCCAGTTGCTCCTACTATTTGGTTTCTGTCATAGCTGCAAAGCAGATAATCCACAAGTTGACGTACATGAGGTTGGCACCCAAGTTGTCGTAACAACAACTTGCTCAAACCCTAAGTGTCAAAAACCAAAGGGCACGTGGCAAAGTCAACCATTTCTGCCAGGATCAAAGTTACCAGCTGGTAATTTTCTCCTCTGCCTGGCAATTTTGTTAGCTGGGGGATCTGCATCCAAAGTGTTCAGAATATTTTCTCACATGGGCCTTGGTTGTTTGTCCATGAATACTTTCTTCAGATACCAAAGA AATAAGCTGTTCCCAACGATTTTGTTGTACTGGGAAAAATACCAGCAAAAGATGCTAGAGAAGGTGAAGGCCATAGAAGATGGGATTACTATAGCAGGGGATGGCCGACATGACAGCATGGGGCACTGTGCCAAATATGGTGCTTACACCATATTTTGCTGCACTTTGCCCATGATTTTACACTTTTCCCTTATTCAG AGGAACCAAACTGGAAGCAGTCCAGCAATGGAATTTGAGGGATTCAAATCGTGCATGCAGTTTCTCATTGGATATGGTCTGCTTATCAAAGCATTTGTCTCTGACCGACATGTGTCTATTGCTGCCCACATGAGGAAGTCTTTGTCACATATAACCCACTACTTTGATATATGGCATCTAAAGAAAA AAATCAGGAAAGTCCTTTTGAAACTTTCTAAAGAAAAGGGATGCGAGGCAATTGGTGAATGGATCAGGTCGTGTGAAAATCACCTGTATTGGAGCGCTACCACAACGTTCAGCGGAAATGGGAAGGTCATCTGGGCCAAATTCAACTCTTTCCTGAGCCACATTGTTAATAAACATTCAGAGCTCAGTGATGCGTTATTTAACAGATGCTTCCATGGAATAATCCAACCAAGAAAATGGTTAAAAGTTG GGTCTGTGGCATATGAAAAATTATGCAGTGCCCTCACCAATGTCAATTTAGTTAAGGGCATCAAGCAAGCCTCCCCCTTTGCCCAGACAAGTTGTCTTGAAGGCTTTCACTCGGTGTTGAATCACTTTGCACCCAAGATGATAGCATATTCATATGCTGGAATGTATTGCaggtattaa
- the LOC136893807 gene encoding uncharacterized protein yields the protein MHTVLKERPVQGYTASACNLNETKKGIDIKKLQQFSAMHDFSYKQDALRVWKAFQVGPGKLIPWDEIYIKHQGATDLITEQENFGFTPRVMPGSAHAESSSELGLVLECPEPACARTFRSVEEMELHLSVGQHTESMYDKLKQGWVEKFSSFTLSEGDSTNVIERQGSKPFQSNLSEGWALHKPKGGAVHLSEKVRQYPTSKFEIGEQSGRKEDPMKVSQDMRKAKGENGERLFSQEEWLTKAQIQGFLSHLSSSRRRRAGPSPSSTVDDKSDEEEVSHTTTLESVVTEIGLTHPIVSDIYDLCDYVKKEKLNHFTVSMLKEICTFFF from the coding sequence ATGCACACGGTGCTCAAGGAAAGGCCAGTTCAAGGATATACCGCATCTGCATGCAACCTAAATGAAACCAAGAAAGGTATAGATATCAAGAAACTCCAGCAATTCAGTGCCATGCACGACTTTTCATATAAACAAGACGCTCTCAGAGTGTGGAAGGCATTCCAAGTTGGCCCTGGCAAACTTATTCCGTGGGATGAAATTTATATTAAGCATCAAGGCGCCACCGATCTTATAACAGAACAGGAGAATTTTGGCTTCACTCCGAGAGTAATGCCTGGAAGTGCGCATGCAGAAAGCAGCAGTGAATTGGGGCTAGTGTTGGAATGCCCAGAACCAGCATGTGCTAGAACATTCAGATCTGTCGAAGAAATGGAGCTGCACTTATCTGTTGGACAACATACAGAGAGTATGTACGACAAACTCAAACAAGGCTGGGTTGAAAAATTCTCATCCTTTACCCTTTCAGAAGGCGACAGTACCAATGTTATCGAGAGACAGGGTAGCAAACCTTTCCAGTCAAATTTAAGTGAAGGATGGGCACTTCATAAGCCAAAAGGTGGCGCTGTTCACTTGTCAGAGAAAGTAAGGCAGTATCCCACCTCCAAGTTTGAAATTGGTGAACAATCTGGAAGGAAAGAGGATCCGATGAAAGTCTCGCAAGATATGAGGAAAGCGAAGGGAGAAAACGGGGAGCGCCTTTTTTCCCAGGAAGAGTGGCTAACCAAAGCCCAAATACAAGGCTTTCTCTCCCATTTGTCCTCCTCGAGAAGGAGACGAGCAGGTCCATCTCCTAGCTCCACGGTTGACGATAAATCTGACGAGGAAGAAGTGAGTCACACGACCACCCTCGAATCAGTTGTAACAGAAATTGGTTTAACGCATCCAATTGTCTCTGACATTTATGACTTGTGTGACTACGTCAAGAAGGAAAAATTGAACCATTTTACTGTTTCCATGCTTAAGGAAATCTGCACTTTCTTCTTTTAG